Proteins from one Catenulispora sp. GP43 genomic window:
- a CDS encoding thiol-disulfide oxidoreductase DCC family protein, translating into MDEGSFPKPVLIYDGDCGFCTRSVNVLKRLPIDAEVTAFQFTDLELYGTTEQRATHEVLWVAPTGRIHGGAQAIARLLISAGGVYAAVGYVLRTPPIRWIAAGVYRVIANNRQRMPGGTAACALPPAGRSRALPPAARGSVSG; encoded by the coding sequence ATGGACGAGGGCAGCTTCCCCAAGCCGGTTCTGATCTATGACGGAGACTGTGGCTTCTGCACGCGCTCGGTCAACGTTCTCAAGCGCCTCCCCATCGATGCGGAGGTGACGGCATTCCAGTTCACCGATCTCGAGTTGTACGGAACAACCGAGCAACGGGCAACACATGAGGTGTTGTGGGTGGCCCCGACAGGCCGGATTCACGGAGGCGCGCAGGCTATTGCGCGCCTTTTGATTTCTGCGGGCGGGGTCTACGCAGCGGTCGGCTATGTGCTGCGCACGCCGCCGATCCGCTGGATCGCGGCGGGCGTGTACCGCGTGATCGCCAACAACAGGCAGCGGATGCCCGGAGGTACCGCCGCATGCGCGCTGCCGCCCGCCGGGCGGTCGCGTGCGCTGCCGCCCGCGGCACGCGGGAGCGTGTCGGGCTGA